In one Fusarium falciforme chromosome 5, complete sequence genomic region, the following are encoded:
- a CDS encoding MFS domain-containing protein — MTTFEDAAAEKPRSEAIEQPEKFDNQNNEVAVFEDIDPEEERKLVRKLDRVIMPLMALVYFFQYLDKGSINYAAVFGLKTDLKLTGEEFSWVVSLFYLGQLASEYPAAYILSRFHITMFVGATIIVWGGVEMSIGGTQNFHGLAAARFFLGFAEAAVSPAFVIITSNWYRRSEHPIRVATWMSMNGISQIVGALLMYAVGGSKMSIESWRAIFLVFGGLTVACGIVFVLLMPRDTTTAWFLNEREREIATRRLAIDRSTRDKAHFDKEQMWEALSSPLTWLYFMMALCVTLTTPILKFSSLVINGFGFSKFRTMLVGLPGGAINFVTVWMSAIIPLLLPGTRVYTAIGLTLIPLAGSTILLALPVNVNGGASWGIVASTWLASCSSAPLCACASLVASNVKGNTKKSIVSAGFFITYCVGCIVSPQAWQEEDAPRYTKGCILSITSWAALIVTLVIYMTLVKRENSLRDGKAAEGQIEYLSASQVGEGSHTQIGVSVDSDLTDVGDKGFRYSS; from the exons ATGACAACCTTTGAGGATGCGGCTGCCGAGAAGCCTCGTTCTGAGGCTATCGAGCAGCCGGAAAAGTTTGACAACCAGAACAATGAGGTTGCCGTCTTTGAAGATATCGACcctgaagaagagaggaagcTCGTACGCAAGCTGGACCGAGTCATAATGCCCCTGATGGCTCTTGTCTACTTCTTCCAAT ACCTCGACAAGGGCTCCATCAACTACGCCGCCGTCTTTGGCCTCAAGACGGATCTCAAGCTCACCGGTGAAGAGTTCTCCTGGGTCGTATCCCTCTTCTACCTCGGCCAGCTCGCCTCCGAATACCCCGCCGCCTACATCCTCAGTCGCTTCCACATCACAATGTTCGTCGGCGCTACCATCATCGTCTGGGGCGGTGTTGAAATGTCCATCGGAGGAACTCAGAACTTTCACGGTCTCGCCGCCGCGCGATTCTTTCTGGGTTtcgctgaggctgctgtctCCCCTGCCTTTGTCATCATCACTTCCAACTGGTATCGCCGAAGCGAGCACCCGATTCGAGTGGCGACGTGGATGTCGATGAATGGAATCAGTCAGATCGTTGGTGCCCTCCTGATGTACGCTGTTGGTGGTTCCAAGATGTCTATTGAGAGCTGGCgagccatcttcctcgtttTCGGAGGCTTGACTGTTGCCTGCGGTATTGTCTTTGTGCTGTTGATGCCTAGGGATACAACAACCGCGTGGTTCTTGaacgagagggagagggagatcGCTACGAGGAGATTGGCCATTGATCGGTCTACCAGAGATAAGGCTCACTTTGACAAGGAGCAGATGTGGGAGGCATTGTCATCGCCTTTGACCTGGCTGTATTTCATGATGGCTCTGTGCGTCACTTTGACTACCCCTATTCTCAAG TTCTCCTCGCTCGTCATCAACGGTTTCGGTTTCTCCAAGTTCCGCACTATGCTGGTCGGTCTTCCCGGCGGCGCCATCAACTTCGTCACGGTCTGGATGTCAGCCAtcatccctctcctcctACCTGGCACACGAGTCTACACAGCTATCGGCCTCACCTTGATACCTCTGGCCGGTTCCACAATCCTGCTCGCTCTCCCCGTCAACGTCAACGGCGGCGCCTCTTGGGGCATCGTTGCTTCGACGTGGCTTGCCTCATGCTCCTCTGCACCTCTATGCGCGTGTGCCAGTCTCGTGGCTAGCAATGTCAAGGGAAACACAAAGAAGAGTATCGTTAGTGCTGGATTCTTCATCACGTACTGTGTGGGATGCATCGTGAGCCCTCAGGCTTGGCAGGAAGAGGATGCGCCGCGATATACTAAGGGATGCATCCTCAGTATCACCAGCTGGGCCGCCTTGATCGTCACCCTCGTCATTTACATGACCCTAGTCAAGAGAGAGAACAGCCTCCGGGACGGAAAGGCGGCTGAGGGACAGATTGAGTATTTGTCTGCTTCGCAGGTGGGTGAAGGAAGCCATACTCAGATTGGTGTGTCAGTTGATTCGGACCTTACGGATGTTGGGGACAAGGGGTTCCGCTACAGCAGCTAG
- a CDS encoding Fungal-trans domain-containing protein: MYSVSQVQQLQQKVADYERQQPATGSSAAQQDSPSQDQGASNGDPPTTRNTGNSPVADNHLGTRAAETPRSETSAFSLLGQRPPNEDRVPPSTRVPTSRAPRAILPEPSLSSSEIFGTEIRTLLLARSTAGSEKSPAASMAVASPHLDRELIANVRGWPSEEEANQLLELVVLNVGISQHLFDIRSFSDSLSRLYRDTGNETPIRGLWFVQVLFVLAIGKLLRAGTVEDSEVPGVAFFNEAMKHMPAMSDMKKHSILGIEVVGLAALFLQVADRKDEAYLYASMALRLAISHGMHKSTGNGNLSRSEAVHRSRLWWTLYMQERRLAAAGGYPMAIADEAISIGPPTDVAGFASAAAIRVNVRAAQITGRITSTIYVQNTNSETSFIKDIEAILHSLHDVESTMPAEYRMNFSPTGLTVAGILFSDADPSYARTSASLYLSIYQAVIHTVRPILLYMARNVRDRESESARNLSPTLRRLGEICIEAARKSLAILQALRNTELIAKNAFLDLDILFSVGFVFVLVEAIHPGRNLGISGIEGSRSVLQYLVTVGNRAAAKRLGELDQMCLHLRPPSQDQPASGQDLPYETANAAAGLAAHTSGSDPERSGQQEGDQPMDLSNSPMLNAMFPGNGDLANISLQGEDGLYWVYHEPGFVYTGAELADWEALEY, from the exons ATGTATTCCGTCTC GCAAGTCCAACAACTCCAGCAAAAGGTTGCTGACTACGAGCGTCAACAGCCAGCTACTGGTTCATCAGCCGCTCAGCAAG ACTCTCCATCTCAAGATCAGGGTGCCTCGAATGGTGATCCTCCAACAACAAGGAATACGGGCAACTCACCCGTAGCTGACAACCACCTCGGCACAAGGGCCGCTGAAACTCCCCGTTCAGAGACCTCTGCCTtctcgcttcttggccagcgACCCCCTAATGAAGATCGTGTCCCACCTTCGACAAGAGTGCCGACCAGTCGAGCACCCAGAG CCATCTTGCCGGAACCCAGTCTATCTTCCAGCGAGATCTTTGGCACCGAGATCCGAACACTTCTCCTAGCTAGATCTACTGCTGGATCAGAAAAGAGTCCCGCGGCATCCATGGCGGTTGCATCCCCTCACTTGGATCGCGAGCTAATCGCCAACGTCCGTGGTTGGCCAtccgaggaagaggccaacCAGCTTCTGGAACTTGTCGTGTTAAACGTCGGCATATCTCAGCATTTATTCGACATCCGGTCCTTCTCCGATAGCCTATCACGTCTTTATCGGGATACTGGGAACGAGACACCGATCCGCGGGCTCTGGTTTGTTCAGGTTCTCTTTGTCTTGGCGATAGGGAAGCTCCTCCGTGCGGGGACTGTCGAGGATTCTGAAGTCCCAGGGGTTGCCTTTTTCAACGAAGCCATGAAACACATGCCGGCAATGAGTGATATGAAGAAACACAGTATATTAGGCATCGAAGTTGTGGGGCTCGCTGCCCTCTTCCTTCAGGTTGCAGACCGAAAGGATGAAGCCTATCTCTAT GCAAGCATGGCTTTGAGGTTAGCAATCAGCCATGGAATGCACAAGTCGACGGGCAATGGCAACTTGTCGCGGTCAGAAGCTGTTCACCGCAGTCGCCTCTGGTGGACCCTGTATATGCAAGAGAG GAGATTAGCTGCAGCTGGAGGCTACCCAATGGCTATTGCAGATGAAGCCATATCCATTGGCCCACCAACTGACGTGGCTGGGTTTGCATCCGCTGCTGCCATCCGAGTCAACGTGAGAGCTGCCCAGATCACTGGTCGTATTACTTCAA CAATCTATGTGCAAAACACAAACTCGGAGACCTCCTTCATCAAAGACATTGAGGCCATTCTGCACTCCCTCCACGATGTCGAATCCACAATGCCAGCCGAGTACCGCATGAATTTTAGTCCTACAGGCTTAACAGTAGCTGGTATACTATTCTCTGACGCCGATCCTTCCTATGCGAGAACAAGCGCGTCGCTCTATTTGAGTATCTATCAG GCCGTGATCCATACAGTCCGGCCTATACTCCTCTACATGGCTCGCAACGTCCGTGATCGCGAGTCAGAGTCCGCCCGGAACCTAAGCCCAACCCTGCGCCGACTCGGTGAAATATGCATCGAAGCGGCTCGGAAGAGCCTGGCGATCTTGCAAGCTCTTCGCAACACCGAGTTGATTG CAAAGAACGCtttcctcgacctcgacatcctcttctccgtcggcttcgtcttcgtcctcgtcgaaGCCATCCACCCGGGCAGGAACCTCGGCATAAGCGGGATCGAGGGCTCCAGAAGCGTGCTCCAGTACCTCGTAACAGTGGGTAACCGAGCAGCAGCGAAGCGTCTAGGAGAGCTAGACCAGATGTGTCTCCATCTCCGGCCCCCGTCCCAAGACCAGCCGGCCTCGGGCCAGGATCTGCCATACGAGACGGCCAACGCGGCGGCGGGGTTGGCTGCGCATACGAGTGGCTCTGACCCTGAACGAAGTGGACAGCAAGAGGGGGATCAGCCTATGGATCTGTCCAACAGTCCGATGCTGAATGCAATGTTTCCTGGGAATGGAGATCTGGCCAACATATCCTTGCAGGGGGAGGATGGGCTTTATTGGGTTTATCATGAGCCTGGATTTGTTTATACTGGTGCTGAGTTGGCGGATTGGGAGGCTTTGGAGTACTAG
- a CDS encoding VOC domain-containing protein: MSDWKPPAFGTPVWMGIPAHDVGRASEFYETVFKFSFKDNSEKYPKEQIRMFDFNPSLGLTGGIQKAPDHTGHFAPGKGGICVYWFVENVDTIGPIIEKAGGKMLSEKEKEGDHGLFRFFEDTEGTVGAVYQMV, translated from the exons ATGTCTGATTGGAAGCCTCCTGCTTTTGGAACCCCTGTCTGGATGGGTATTCCTGCCCATGACGTCGGCCGTG CATCCGAGTTCTACGAGACAGTCTTCAAGTTCTCCTTCAAGGATAACTCTGAAAAGTACCCCAAGGAGCAGATCCGGATGTTTGACTTTAACCCCAGCCTGGGCCTGACAGGCGGCATCCAAAAGGCCCCAGACCACACTGGTCACTTTGCCCCCGGCAAGGGTGGCATCTGCGTGTACTGGTTCGTCGAGAATGTCGACACCATCGGCCCTATCATCGAGAAGGCTGGCGGTAAGATGTTgagcgagaaggagaaggagggtgaTCATGGCTTGTTCCGTTTCTTTGAGGACACTGAGGGGACTGTTGGTGCGGTTTACCAGATGGTTTAG
- a CDS encoding Mitogen-activated protein kinase: MADLQGRKVFKVFNQDFIVDERYTVTKELGQGAYGIVCAAVNNQTNEGVAIKKVTNVFSKKILAKRALREIKLLQHFRGHRNITCLYDMDIPRPDNFNETYLYEELMECDLAAIIRSGQPLTDAHFQSFIYQILCGLKYIHSANVLHRDLKPGNLLVNADCELKICDFGLARGFSVDPEENAGYMTEYVATRWYRAPEIMLSFQSYTKAIDVWSVGCILAELLGGRPFFKGRDYVDQLNQILHILGTPNEETLSRIGSPRAQEYVRNLPFMPKKPFPSLFPQANPDALDLLDKMLAFDPSSRISVEQALEHPYLHIWHDASDEPDCPTTFNFDFEVVEDVGQMRSMILDEVMRFRQLVRTVPGQGGAGGAPGQQGGAQVPMPQSGNQWTAEDPRPQEYVGHGHAGLEQDLQGGLDASRR; encoded by the exons ATGGCTGACCTCCAAGGACGGAAGGTCTTCAAGGTCTTCAACCAGGACTTTATCGTCGATGAGCGCTACACCGTCACCAAGGAGCTTGGACAGGGCGCCTACGGCATCGTCTG TGCTGCCGTAAACAACCAGACCAACGAAGGCGTCGCTATCAAGAAGGTCACAAATGTCTTTAGCAAGAAGATTCTCGCCAAGCGCGCCCTGCGCGAGATCAAGCTGCTCCAGCACTTTCGCGGCCACCGCAAC ATCACATGTCTGTACGACATGGACATTCCTCGACCCGACAACTTTAACGAGACGTACCTGTACGAGG AGCTGATGGAGTGCGATCTGGCGGCCATCATCCGTTCTGGCCAGCCCCTCACCGACGCCCACTTCCAGTCCTTCATTTACCAGATCCTGTGCGGTCTCAAGTACATCCACTCGGCCAACGTCCTGCACCGAGATCTCAAGCCCGGAAACCTGCTGGTCAACGCCGACTGCGAGCTCAAGATTTGCGATTTCGGCCTGGCCCGAGGCTTCTCGGTCGACCCTGAGGAGAATGCCGGCTACATGACCGAATACGTCGCTACTCGATGGTACCGAGCTCCTGAGATTATGTTAAGCTTCCAGAGCTACACCAAAGCTA TTGATGTTTGGTCTGTCGGCTGTATTCTGGCCGAGCTGCTGGGCGGCCGACCTTTCTTCAAGGGTCGCGACTACGTTGACCAGCTGAACCAGATCCTCCACATCCTCGGAACCCCCAACGAGGAGACGCTCTCGCGCATTGGATCTCCCCGAGCCCAGGAATACGTGCGCAACCTGCCATTCATGCCCAAGAAGCCCTTCCCCAGCCTGTTCCCCCAGGCCAACCCAGAcgccctcgacctcctcgacaagatgCTCGCCTTTGACCCCTCGTCTCGTATCAGCGTGGAGCAGGCTCTTGAGCACCCCTACTTGCACATCTGGCACGACGCCTCGGACGAGCCTGACTGCCCCACCACCTTCAACTTCGACTTTGAGGTGGTTGAAGATGTCGGTCAGATGCGCAGCATGATCCTGGATGAGGTGATGCGATTCCGACAGCTCGTCCGTACCGTTCCCGGACAGGGAGGTGCTGGCGGTGCTCCTGGCCAGCAGGGCGGCGCTCAGGTCCCCATGCCCCAGAGCGGCAACCAGTGGACCGCTGAGGATCCCCGACCACAAGAATATGTTGGTCACGGACACGCGGGACTCGAGCAGGATCTCCAGGGCGGCCTCGACGCATCGAGGAGGTAG
- a CDS encoding MFS domain-containing protein — translation MFSRVKAYLHVDYKPGERRLVQKIDFFILTFCCLSYLVNYLDRMNINNAYVSGMRDEVGFKGDQLNQVLTCFTVGYVLGQIPSNLSLQYIKPRIWFPLMMLLWGALTMVTASARNPQSIMAIRFFQGICEASTFVGTHYILGSWYTERELGKRSGIFTASGLAGTFIGGFIQTGIHESMDGLSGLSGWRWLFIIDGLITIPVAVYGFLLFPDTPHTTTAFYLTEEEKTLAISRVPPLEERPPLTLRFARSVLTSWFWWGFVILWIIAGETESFSSNALLALYMQNHPTNTYTVSQLNNYPTGVPAVGIVSTMFWATLTDFLGGKRHLVGYFIGVTGIATSIMILVASKDPTSSASTRITFAAYYWAGAVYACQATFFAWCNDAMRHESAMFRGVVLAGMNVGSNAVNAWWSIVFYGASMAPWFIRGMWAMIACCIALVLWCAALTCKDRKYLKAKEAMDCETRGLNQSQEQDAEKNKG, via the exons ATGTTTTCGAGGGTCAAGGCTTATCTGCATGTCGACTACAAACCTGGAGAGCGGCGTCTGGTGCAAAAGATTGACTTTTTCATCTTGACGTTTTGCTGTCTGAGTTATCTCGTCAACTAC CTCGATCGCATGAACATCAATAATGCCTATGTTTCTGGCATGAGGGACGAGGTCGGGTTCAAGGGAGATCAACTGAACCAGGTCTTGACCTGCTTCACCGTCGG ATATGTCCTGGGCCAGATCCCCTCGAACCTGTCCCTCCAATACATCAAGCCTCGCATATGGTTCCCCCTCATGATGCTCCTCTGGGGCGCCCTCACCATGGTCACCGCCTCTGCCCGCAATCCCCAGTCCATCATGGCGATTCGCTTCTTTCAGGGCATTTGCGAAGCTTCTACATTTGTCGGCACACACTACATCCTCGGATCTTGGTATACTGAACGGGAGCTGGGAAAGAGGAGCGGCATCTTTACTGCTTCTGGCCTGGCGGGCACCTTCATCGGGGGTTTTATACAGACGGGCATACATGAGAGTATGGATGGCCTGAGTGGGTTGAGTGGATGGCGGTGGCTGTTCATCATCGACGGTCTCATTACGATTCCTGTCGCTGTGTAtggcttcttgctcttcccGGATACACCACACACCACAACAGCATTTTACCTCACCGAAGAGGAAAAGACCCTGGCCATCTCACGAGTTCCGCCATTAGAAGAACGACCTCCTCTCACACTGAGATTCGCCAGAAGCGTCCTCACGTCCTGGTTCTGGTGGGGATTCGTCATCCTCTGGATCATCGCCGGCGAGACCGAATCGTTTAGCTCCaacgccctcctcgccctttACATGCAGAACCACCCAACCAATACTTATACTGTCTCCCAGCTGAACAATTACCCAACCGGTGTCCCCGCCGTGGGCATTGTTTCAACCATGTTCTGGGCCACATTGACAGACTTTCTAGGAGGGAAGCGTCACCTCGTGGGTTACTTTATCGGGGTGACTGGCATTGCAACCTCCATCATGATCCTGGTAGCTTCCAAGGATCCAACAAGCTCAGCATCAACGAGGATCACGTTTGCGGCATACTACTGGGCTGGTGCTGTCTACGCCTGCCAGGCCACGTTTTTTGCGTGGTGCAACGACGCCATGCGTCATGAATCTGCCATGTTTCGAGGCGTCGTTCTCGCGGGCATGAACGTCGGCAGCAACGCCGTCAATGCCTGGTGGAGCATTGTTTTCTACGGGGCTTCAATGGCACCCTGGTTCATT AGAGGGATGTGGGCCATGATTGCGTGTTGTATCGCCTTGGTTCTATGGTGTGCAGCGTTGACTTGCAAAGATCGCAAGTATCTTAAAGCGAAGGAGGCTATGGATTGTGAGACAAGGGGGCTGAACCAGAGTCAGGAGCAGGATGCtgagaagaacaagggctGA
- a CDS encoding PRELI/MSF1 domain-containing protein, giving the protein MKVFSNSVTFNYSWDEVSSANWRKYGPWNNKSEHVIAVDTLSRDVDAETGILRTERLITCKQSVPDWIKTIVGSTGDESFVYEASYVDPVNRTVTMVSQNLTWSNLVNVQEEVIYKPLGDHQTQFIQTANITALCGGWQRIKNSIEDTLVHRFKENAAKGREGFERVLLMSRKAFAEEKARQGLML; this is encoded by the coding sequence ATGAAGGTCTTTTCCAACTCGGTCACCTTCAACTACTCGTGGGATGAGGTCTCTTCAGCCAACTGGCGAAAGTACGGGCCCTGGAACAACAAGTCGGAGCACGTCATTGCTGTCGACACCCTCTCACGCGACGTCGACGCCGAGACGGGCATCCTCCGCACTGAGCGCTTGATCACCTGCAAGCAGTCAGTCCCCGACTGGATCAAGACCATTGTCGGCAGCACCGGTGACGAGAGCTTCGTCTACGAGGCCAGCTATGTCGACCCCGTCAACCGCACCGTCACCATGGTGAGCCAGAACCTGACGTGGAGCAATCTCGTCAACGTACAAGAGGAGGTCATCTACAAGCCCCTGGGCGACCACCAGACCCAGTTCATCCAGACGGCCAACATCACCGCCCTGTGCGGTGGCTGGCAGCGCATCAAGAACAGCATCGAGGATACCCTGGTGCACCGCTTCAAGGAGAACGCCGCCAAGGGCCGCGAGGGCTTTGAGCGTGTCCTCCTGATGAGCCGAAAGGCCTTtgctgaggagaaggcgcGCCAAGGGCTAATGCTGTAA
- a CDS encoding Methionine aminopeptidase 2 — protein sequence MAAQVPTEALKELNVAEGSQKPGAAAQSKTDAGGDEHGGDDSEDEADGHVDGAAPTGEATKKKKKRKPKKKKKHPTSQTDPPRVMISQLFPNKAYPKGEEVEYKDENNYRTTNEEKRHLDNLNSDFLADFREAAEIHRQVRQWTQKNIKPGQTLTEIAEGIENSVRALTGHDGLTEGDAMKAGMGFPCGLSLNHCAAHYTPNAGNKMVLQQEDVMKVDFGVHVNGRIVDSAFTMAFEPKYDNLLQAVKDATNAGIREAGIDARVGEIGGVIQEVMESFEVEIDGTTYPVKSIRNLTGHNILPYSIHGTKAVPIVKSNDQTKMEEGDVFAIETFGSTGNGYVRDDMETSHYAKRGDSQHVDLRLSSAKSLLNVINKNFGTLPFCRRYLDRLGQDKYLLGLNSLVNSGIVEAYPPLCDKKGSYTAQFEHTILIRPTVKEVVSRGEDY from the exons ATGGCAGCTCAAGTACCCACCGAAgctctcaaggagctcaacg TGGCCGAAGGCTCTCAGAAGCCCGGCGCAGCCGCCCAGTCCAAGACAGACGCTGGCGGCGACGAACACGGCGGCGATGATTCTGAAGACGAAGCCGATGGACACGTCGACGGTGCCGCCCCTACCGGCGAggccaccaagaagaagaagaagagaaagcccaagaagaagaagaagcacccCACCAGCCAGACTGACCCTCCCCGCGTCATGATCAGCCAGCTGTTCCCTAACAAGGCCTACCCCAAGGGAGAGGAGGTTGAGTACAAGGACGAGAACAACTACCGCACCACAAACGAGGAGAAGCGTCACCTGGACAACCTCAACAGCGATTTCCTGGCCGATTTCCGTGAGGCGGCCGAGATTCATCGTCAGGTGCGCCAGTGGACGCAGAAGAATATTAAGCCCGGCCAGACCTTGACCGAGATCGCCGAGGGTATTGAGAACAGTGTCCGTGCCTTGACCGGTCACGATGGCTTGACCGAGGGTGATGCCATGAAGGCTGGTATGGGTTTCCCTTGTGGTCTGAGCCTCAACCACTGCGCTGCGCACTACACTCCCAACGCCGGCAACAAGATGGTTCTGCAGCAGGAGGATGTCATGAAGGTGGACTTTGGTGTCCACGTCAACGGCCGCATCGTCGACTCGGCCTTTACCATGGCTTTCGAGCCCAAGTACGATAACCTGCTCCAGGCTGTTAAGGACGCCACCAACGCTGGTATCCGTGAGGCAGGCATTGACGCCCGAGTTGGTGAGATTGGAGGCGTTATCCAGGAGGTGATGGAGAGCTTCGAGGTTGAGATTGACGGAACCACGTACCCCGTCAAGAGTATCCGCAACCTGACGGGCCACAACATTCTGCCCTACAGCATCCACGGCACCAAGGCGGTGCCCATTGTCAAGAGCAATGATCAgaccaagatggaggagggcgaTGTCTTTGCCATTGAGACATTCGGCAGCACCGGCAACGGATACGTCCGGGATGACATGGAGACGTCGCACTACGCGAAGCGAGGAGACTCGCAGCACGTTGACCTGCGCCTGAGCTCGGCCAAGTCTCTGCTCAACGTGATCAACAAGAACTTTGGCACGCTGCCGTTCTGCCGACGATACCTGGACCGCCTCGGCCAGGACAAGTATCTGCTCGGG CTCAACAGCCTTGTCAACAGTGGCATTGTCGAGGCGTACCCGCCCTTGTGTGACAAGAAGGGCTCGTACACTGCTCAGTTTGAGCAT ACCATTCTGATCCGACCCACCGTGAAGGAGGTCGTCAGCCGTGGTGAAGACTACTAG
- a CDS encoding PRK domain-containing protein — protein sequence MNSQVERLVEKAWKKFEETPKDKRLLIGVAGIPGSGKTTLSQIITARLNARADPSSPPPAAFVPMDGFHLTRAALSAMPDPATAHFRRGAAFTFDAPKFLALIQALSATPIPSEPVLAPSFDHALKDPRDDDIEVRPEHRIVVLEGNYLALDQDVWRDAASLLDELWFVEVDYEVARKRLRERHVRAGIVKDLEEGDRRAVENDLVNGDEIIKYRLKVDEVIQSREDGSWVHE from the exons ATGAACAGCCAGGTTGAGAGACTCGTCGAAAAGGCGTGGAAGAAGTTTGAGGAGACGCCCAAGGACAAGCGGCTAT TAATCGGCGTCGCTGGCATCCCAGGCTCGGGCAAGACAACCTTATCCCAGATCATCACTGCACGCCTCAATGCCCGCGCGGacccttcatctcctcctcccgcagCTTTTGTCCCCATGGACGGCTTCCACCTCACTCGCGCTGCTCTGTCCGCCATGCCTGACCCAGCTACGGCCCACTTCCGCCGCGGGGCCGCCTTCACCTTTGACGCTCCCAAGTTCTTGGCCCTTATTCAGGCTCTGTCTGCGACTCCGATCCCGTCGGAACCTGTCCTCGCACCATCGTTTGACCATGCTCTCAAGGATCCGCGAGACGACGACATTGAGGTCAGGCCAGAGCACCGCATCGTCGTATTGGAAGGCAACTATCTCGCGCTGGACCAGGATGTATGGCGCGATGCGGCGAGCCTGCTAGATGAGCTATGGTTCGTCGAGGTAGACTATGAAGTTGCGAGGAAGAGGTTAAGGGAGAGGCATGTGAGGGCAGGTATCGTGAAGGATCTCGAGGAAGGGGATCGAAGGGCGGTGGAGAATGACTTGGTGAATGGGGATgagattattaagtatagactCAAAGTAGACGAAGTCATCCAGAGTCGTGAAGACGGAAGCTGGGTACACGAGTAG
- a CDS encoding NmrA domain-containing protein, giving the protein MSSPQLITVYGATGAQGGSVVQSLLQNKSQAFKIRGITRNPDSDKAKALKEQGVEVVKADGLVKQEVVEAFKDSWGVFVNTNSDDPAVNQSGGPSETDLGKSLVDAAAEAGVRHFVYSGMASASEITGGAVPNKAFEEKHAIGEYAKSKGVFETVNIVSPGWYMENHLVEEVAPVLGGFPFVPDEEGYLTLHIPRWGGNDEIPFISIGDDYGDLVHGIFLDPSKHNGRLTQGISSSSKPEQLVSDFEKLTGKKARFVPIEDWKTMETYGVEAFETVKYMFGFCQHSGGLYYGIPNDVVTTGELKAKAAKAKGVTGDNAKLMTLERFLGKYFAL; this is encoded by the exons ATGTCTTCTCCTCAGCTCATCACTGTCTATGGTGCTACTGGCGCCCAAGGCGGCAGCGTTGTCCAGTCCCTTCTCCAGAACAAATCCCAAGCTTTCAAGATCCGTGGAATCACTCGGAACCCAGACtctgacaaggccaaggccctgAAGGAACAGGGTGTCGAAGTCGTCAAGGCCGATGGTCTTGTCAAGCAGGAAGTGGTCGAAGCCTTCAAGGACAGTTGGGGAGTCTTTGTGAACACGAACTCGGATGATCCT GCTGTGAACCAATCTGGCGGTCCAAGCGAGACAGACTTGGGCAAGAGCCTCGTGGATGCCGCCGCAGAGGCCGGAGTTCGTCACTTCGTGTACAGTGGTATGGCTTCTGCGTCCGAGATCACCGGAGGAGCTGTCCCCAACAAGGCTTTCGAGG AGAAGCATGCCATTGGAGAGTATGCCAAGAGTAAGGGTGTCTTCGAGACTGTCAACATCGTCAGCCCTGGCTGGTACATGGAGAACCATCTCGTCGAGGAAGTTGCCCCTGTCCTAGGAGGATTCCCTTTTGTTCCTGATGAGGAGGGATACTTGACTCTGCACATCCCTCGCTGGGGTGGCAATGACGAGATCCCCTTCATCTCGATTGGAGACGACTACGGTGATCTTGTCCACGGTATCTTCCTCGATCCCAGCAAGCACAACGGACGCCTCACCCAAGGCATCAGCTCTAGCTCGAAGCCTGAACAGCTCGTGTCTGACTTTGAGAAGC TGACTGGCAAGAAGGCCCGGTTCGTGCCCATTGAGGACTGGAAGACGATGGAGACGTACGGAGTCGAGGCTTTCGAGACGGTCAAGTACATGTTCGGCTTTTGCCAGCACTCCGGCGGCTTGTACTATGGCATTCCCAACGACGTGGTTACCACGGGCGAGCTGAAGGCGAAGGCGGCCAAAGCCAAGGGAGTGACTGGTGACAATGCGAAGTTGATGACGCTCGAGAGGTTCCTTGGAAAGTACTTCGCCTTGTAA